In a single window of the Nakaseomyces glabratus chromosome B, complete sequence genome:
- the AZR1 gene encoding azole transporter (CAGL0B02079g~Ortholog(s) have azole transporter activity, role in asperfuranone biosynthetic process, azole transport and plasma membrane localization) has translation MDKDSVIADTRGDASSVSTGSVKEEPVRTNAFGQRFPTGVELWAPLGSLVLCLFLAALDVMTVSTIIEEVSQKFGDYSKVGWLFTGYSLPNALLVLIWGRIATLVGFKTSTLAAIVIFEVGSLVSALANSMDMLIGGRVIAGIGGSGVQSLVFVISSTLVEERNRGLIIAVMSSSFGIASVVGPFLGGAFTTHVTWRWCFYINLPVGGLAFFLFLTFYNPEKWVVNKDTAEDEVVGNGRLGLLSILGGQAVRFVKSVGVQLAKLRYPGTWRIIARELFYRFDIVEFVFMTLGSVLILLAFTFGGNKYKWNSGSTISMFVLGILFTLGAFVYDFFIYPKFEAVKTVPHYQPLMSWNICKKPGVWLFNIAVFFVACAFSIQTNYIIQYFQLVFNDTAWKAAIHLIATVVPVVITVVSSGIVNSKTGYVKPIAIFSGVTGIIGAGLLTLLDNHASSAKKIGLLILPGVTFGAIMQSSIIGVQILLDKSSPTYRYDFIAVTTLNAFIKNIGQAYGAVLCDTVFSASAINLMKKRHVSLPGGYETSANNLIIARREYFDGPTSAIGNIISDSIINVFYMALGMFAVVVVCVVFVSNKKVDIRKPEDIKRQQEEDPEKQDQNKDFKEDSE, from the coding sequence ATGGATAAAGATAGTGTTATTGCGGATACTCGCGGCGATGCGAGTTCGGTGTCCACAGGGTCTGTGAAGGAGGAGCCAGTGCGCACTAATGCCTTTGGTCAAAGGTTCCCCACTGGTGTGGAATTGTGGGCGCCGCTGGGGTCGCTGGTGCTGTGCCTGTTCCTAGCCGCTTTGGATGTGATGACCGTGTCGACGATTATCGAGGAAGTGTCACAGAAGTTCGGGGACTACTCTAAGGTCGGGTGGCTGTTCACTGGTTACTCTCTGCCAAATGCACTGCTGGTCCTGATCTGGGGTAGGATCGCTACTTTGGTTGGGTTCAAGACTTCCACGCTGGCGgctattgttatttttgaagtCGGCTCCTTGGTGTCGGCGCTAGCTAACTCTATGGACATGCTTATCGGTGGAAGAGTCATTGCAGGTATCGGTGGGAGTGGTGTGCAGTCACTGGTGTTCGTCATTTCCTCGACTCTTGTGGAAGAGAGAAACAGAGGTCTCATCATCGCGGTTATGAGCAGTTCGTTCGGTATTGCCTCAGTGGTCGGCCCATTCCTCGGTGGTGCTTTCACAACGCATGTGACTTGGAGGTGGTGTTTTTACATTAATCTGCCTGTTGGTGGTCTggccttcttcttgtttctgACTTTCTACAACCCGGAGAAATGGGTAGTCAACAAAGACACCGCTGAAGATGAGGTTGTCGGAAACGGCAGATTGGGATTATTGAGTATCTTAGGTGGCCAAGCCGTGAGGTTTGTCAAGTCTGTTGGTGTTCAATTGGCTAAATTAAGATACCCTGGGACTTGGAGAATCATAGCCCGCGAATTGTTTTACAGATTCGATATTGTGGAGTTTGTGTTCATGACACTAGGATCTGTCCTGATCCTGTTAGCATTCACATTTGGTGgtaataaatataaatggAACTCCGGCTCAACAATCTCAATGTTCGTGTTAGGTATTCTGTTCACCTTGGGCGCCTTCGTCTACGACTTCTTTATTTACCCAAAATTTGAAGCTGTGAAGACTGTGCCACATTACCAGCCACTGATGTCCTGGAATATCTGTAAGAAACCAGGTGTCTGGTTGTTCAACATTGCAGTATTTTTTGTAGCCTGTGCGTTTTCCATCCAGACAAACTACATTATTCAATACTTCCAATTGGTTTTCAATGACACTGCATGGAAAGCTGCCATTCATCTTATTGCTACTGTGGTTCCTGTGGTTATTACCGTTGTTTCAAGTGGTATTGTCAACAGTAAGACAGGATATGTCAAGCCAATTGCTATCTTTAGTGGTGTCACAGGTATCATTGGTGCAGGTCTTTTGACATTATTAGACAATCATGCCTCTAGCGCTAAAAAGATTGGTCTACTAATTCTGCCAGGTGTGACATTCGGTGCCATTATGCAAAGTAGTATTATTGGTGTTCAGATTTTACTAGATAAGTCCTCACCAACGTACAGATATGATTTTATTGCTGTGACAACGCTGAACGCATTCATCAAGAACATCGGCCAAGCTTATGGCGCTGTTCTATGTGACACGGTGTTCAGTGCATCTGCGATtaatttgatgaagaaaagacaTGTCAGCCTACCTGGTGGCTACGAGACTAGCGCCAACAACCTAATCATTGCCAGGAGAGAGTACTTTGACGGGCCTACATCAGCTATCGGTAACATCATCAGTGATTCCATCATTAATGTTTTCTACATGGCCCTCGGTATGTTCGCCGTTGTAGTCGTATGTGTAGTGTTCGTCTCCAACAAAAAAGTTGACATTAGAAAACCAGAGGATATCAAGAGGCAACAAGAAGAGGATCCTGAGAAGCAGGATCAAAATAAAGACTTCAAAGAAGACTCCGAATAA
- the TOS2 gene encoding Tos2p (CAGL0B02145g~Ortholog(s) have role in maintenance of protein location in cell, negative regulation of mitotic cytokinesis and cellular bud neck, cellular bud tip, incipient cellular bud site localization): MNTIGFENDFLRPTSTIAPTSTTTLFKRDDVTGSDSATSTSSDSDSSSTSTSTKCTGSAQYCEKPTDAHWKETVGIAVGVPVGVIVLGLLIVLILVWKKGKKEADEDLDPEFQSGSEYLPYISNEKHIGSSSTNSSAGSKIDAPYKSRADPFQLPDASTDSLRDFARMAHDPSLDKYKLATSSLRNKSNLSLVNNQTRHTTSGDSEKDSFDFANNSTTSTLEDESTPIKKMPNNDAEEVGNDTTLNPFESEDDPAEMRPQIIITDSDPSNDDAPLTPREEEDIQRIKSIYNVYLDQNGNQIVVDPTDENKLGNTETVSTEDSENIEGLGIQTGTGIQAQRASRIASSVYSENPLAGSENKEDYFNHKDMNDNVQYDMQSQQQYIPQTVQYPNNGFVYDQQYHDQQQAYYMQHYQQPNAQQMMYYQPPINQTYHQYHPQTLEAIDELPTPTELAYSPSYHSLTSFKKPMKQQLLIKNQIATLNGLTLNPIDHPEMFFTQDDSYSKYQEKIAPMSGKPSNKNPASNVPLPHHLRQSVVMTNPHDLSLSTTHKPAGSFRKVHNAAQSPHLGVDPRYGNNTRVSGLLDDTDVVQPASVGEILPRHGNNDDLRKQLGISHNYHIQL, encoded by the coding sequence ATGAACACAATTggttttgaaaatgatttCTTAAGACCAACGAGCACTATAGCTCCTacttcaacaacaactcTTTTCAAGAGAGATGATGTTACAGGCTCTGACTCAGCTACTTCCACGTCTTCTGACAGCGATAGTAGCTCTACTTCGACTTCTACAAAATGTACCGGTAGTGCCCAATACTGTGAGAAACCAACAGATGCTCATTGGAAAGAGACCGTGGGTATTGCCGTCGGTGTGCCTGTCGGTGTTATTGTGCTAGGTTTACTCATTGTTCTTATCCTTGTATGGAAGAAAGGGAAGAAAGAAGCCGATGAGGATTTGGATCCAGAGTTTCAAAGTGGGAGTGAGTACTTGCCTTATATCAGTAACGAGAAACATATTGGAAGCTCATCAACGAACTCATCAGCGGGCTCAAAAATTGATGCTCCATATAAATCAAGAGCGGATCCATTCCAACTACCTGATGCCTCTACTGACTCTTTAAGAGATTTTGCTAGAATGGCACATGACCCAAGTCTAGACAAATATAAACTAGCAACATCTTCTCTGAGAAATAAGAGCAACCTTTCTCTTGTGAATAATCAAACCAGACACACCACGTCTGGTGACTCAGAGAAGGATTCATTTGATTTTGCCAATAATTCTACAACATCAACTTTAGAGGACGAATCGACCCCAATTAAGAAGATGCCTAATAATGATGCTGAGGAAGTTGGTAATGATACTACACTAAACCCATTTGAGTCAGAAGATGACCCAGCAGAAATGAGACCTCAGATTATCATTACCGACAGTGATCCTTCAAACGATGATGCTCCACTGACTCCAAGGGAGGAGGAAGACATTCAACGTATTAAGAGTATCTACAATGTCTATCTAGACCAGAACGGTAATCAAATAGTTGTAGATCCAACAGATGAAAATAAACTGGGCAACACTGAAACAGTCTCCACTGAAGAttctgaaaatattgaaggTTTGGGAATACAAACTGGTACTGGAATACAAGCTCAGCGTGCCTCGCGTATAGCTTCTTCGGTATATTCTGAGAATCCCTTGGCTGGTTCTGAGAATAAGGAGGATTATTTCAATCACAAGGATATGAATGACAATGTACAATATGACATGCAATCACAGCAACAATACATACCGCAGACAGTACAGTACCCAAACAATGGGTTTGTCTATGATCAGCAATACCATGATCAACAACAGGCTTATTATATGCAACATTATCAGCAACCAAATGCTCAACAAATGATGTACTATCAACCTCCAATAAACCAAACTTACCACCAATACCACCCACAAACACTGGAAGCAATTGATGAACTACCGACACCAACGGAACTAGCATATTCACCATCCTATCACTCTTTGACATCTTTCAAGAAGCCTATGAAACAGCAACTTTTGATTAAAAATCAGATTGCTACTTTAAATGGATTAACATTGAATCCAATTGACCATCCAGAGATGTTCTTTACTCAAGATGATTCTTATTCCAAATACCAAGAAAAGATCGCACCTATGTCCGGTAAGCCTAGCAATAAAAACCCAGCCTCAAATGTACCTCTACCCCACCATCTGAGACAAAGTGTTGTTATGACAAACCCTCATGATCTATCATTATCAACCACGCATAAGCCAGCAGGCTCTTTCAGAAAGGTGCATAATGCCGCTCAATCACCCCACTTGGGCGTTGACCCTAGATATGGTAACAATACCCGTGTGAGTGGTTTACTGGACGATACCGACGTTGTCCAACCAGCAAGTGTCGGTGAAATTTTGCCTCGTCACGGTAACAACGACGACCTGAGGAAACAGCTAGGTATATCTCACAATTACCACATTCAACTCTGA
- the PET54 gene encoding Pet54p (CAGL0B02123g~Ortholog(s) have RNA binding, translation regulator activity and role in Group I intron splicing, mitochondrial respiratory chain complex IV biogenesis, positive regulation of mitochondrial translation) translates to MTSHKQLIESVLKGVNGTNIRKVGEKLLKQEKASVVGHPGVLALAYDSYDPSLTYADFAKLVTQRQMSMTSTPQTIKFDLLKRRDPKYFTFKDQYLLLFNRNIDLRDYLNITKDSTINRVRVRWRPLVEGKDEHSSYLGERHELIYRKYCRNLEAAYLDRKQYFDVVNKEMTQETISDEPQLSCLIERIHEIEKKCAVVWNMPMESKQLEPYFSFYDIVHSFDMYWNRDLSKTFKFIRFNTQEDCKQFKKNYHGYVYDETNPDVNKILVETLNGM, encoded by the coding sequence ATGACGAGCCATAAGCAACTGATTGAATCAGTGTTGAAAGGTGTTAATGGGACGAATATAAGGAAAGTTGGTGAGAAACTGTTGAAGCAGGAGAAGGCCTCTGTAGTTGGGCATCCCGGGGTGCTGGCATTGGCGTATGATAGCTATGATCCATCGTTGACGTATGCTGATTTTGCCAAACTTGTTACACAACGACAGATGAGCATGACGTCAACACCACAAACTATCAAGTTTGATCTGTTGAAGCGGCGGGATCCCAAATACTTCACGTTTAAGGACCAATATCTGTTATTGTTTAATAGAAATATTGATCTACGGGACTATCTTAATATCACTAAGGACTCAACGATAAACAGGGTAAGGGTACGATGGAGGCCATTGGTGGAAGGAAAGGATGAACATAGTTCATATTTGGGTGAGCGTCATGAGCTAATCTACCGGAAATACTGTCGGAACTTAGAGGCCGCTTACTTGGATCGGAAACAGTACTTTGATGTGGTCAATAAGGAAATGACCCAGGAAACAATATCAGATGAACCACAGCTGAGCTGCCTAATAGAGAGAATACATGAGATAGAGAAAAAATGCGCTGTTGTATGGAATATGCCGATGGAAAGCAAACAGTTGGAGccttatttttctttctacGATATTGTGCATTCATTTGATATGTACTGGAATAGAGACTTATCCAAAACCTTCAAATTTATACGGTTTAACACGCAGGAAGATTGTAAacaatttaaaaaaaactaCCACGGCTATGTTTATGATGAAACAAACCCGGATGTAAATAAGATTTTAGTCGAAACGCTAAATGGGATGTAA
- the MRPL9 gene encoding mitochondrial 54S ribosomal protein uL3m (CAGL0B02167g~Ortholog(s) have structural constituent of ribosome activity and mitochondrial large ribosomal subunit, mitochondrial membrane localization) — protein sequence MVGLVTFIRQSSTMRAKLIARSAVSAVPLPEPVKKHQPQQAHLRKWLPNRCGAVTQKVGMMPYFDEKTGERIAATILQFNNVEVLMHRRLDEDGYVACQVGYGNRSVDKVSRQMLGHFATLNVNPKEKVTEFRVKNEEGLLPIGTHIKPDFFTEGQYLDVRSVSKGKGFAGVMKRHNFKGLRASHGTSVMHRHGGSYGQNQDPGRVLPGKKMPGHMGVQNVTVQNVKILKVDEANNVIWVKGAVPGPNGTYVKIQDAIKKLKD from the coding sequence ATGGTAGGTTTAGTGACGTTCATTCGACAGTCCTCGACGATGAGGGCCAAACTAATAGCACGTAGTGCTGTAAGTGCTGTGCCCCTGCCTGAGCCTGTGAAGAAACACCAACCACAACAGGCCCACTTGAGAAAGTGGCTCCCCAATAGGTGCGGTGCTGTTACGCAAAAGGTTGGTATGATGCCTTACTTCGATGAGAAGACTGGTGAGAGAATCGCAGCTACAATCTTACAGTTTAACAATGTCGAAGTATTAATGCACAGGCGACTGGACGAAGATGGATATGTGGCTTGCCAGGTTGGTTACGGTAATAGGTCTGTTGATAAAGTTTCGAGGCAGATGCTGGGGCATTTTGCAACATTGAATGTAAACCCAAAGGAAAAAGTAACGGAATTTAGAGTCAAGAATGAAGAAGGGCTCTTACCCATCGGTACGCATATTAAACCAGATTTTTTTACCGAAGGGCAGTACCTAGATGTTAGATCGGTTAGCAAAGGTAAAGGTTTTGCTGGTGTTATGAAACGTCACAATTTCAAAGGTTTAAGAGCTTCTCATGGTACCTCAGTTATGCATAGACATGGTGGTTCGTACGGTCAAAACCAAGATCCTGGTCGTGTTTTGCCAGGTAAGAAAATGCCTGGTCATATGGGTGTTCAAAATGTTACTGTTCAAAACGTCAAGATTCTTAAGGTTGATGAAGCCAACAATGTCATTTGGGTCAAAGGTGCTGTACCAGGTCCAAATGGTACTTATGTAAAAATTCAGGATGCCataaaaaaactgaaagacTAA
- the FIN1 gene encoding Fin1p (CAGL0B02057g~Protein of unknown function) encodes MDRPLSDIGNVVQGRDTRNVFDRLSISPQKRSSNKRDSVVWKPASRISPKKSNNAPLTTAIHETPKRLQSPSFLKDRSFTQSLDRPQFDPKDIVSATPVNKVKPGIPRSVGNPTTSTFMIPISPTKITFSNEKRTGGDGSSSRILSRMRNIRASPVRSVPSTATTIKKRNLTERLRQEEEGENKNNEKRVRFQVPSQPRPGSSQSSSRTPSRDSNESMTNANKHISRERKAPMPVKTSPDARIDQLENTVRLLEERVKYLEKLLRNR; translated from the coding sequence ATGGACAGACCACTGAGCGATATTGGAAATGTTGTCCAGGGAAGGGATACTAGGAATGTGTTCGATAGGTTGAGCATATCTCCGCAGAAGAGAAGCTCAAACAAGAGGGATAGTGTTGTTTGGAAACCTGCCAGCAGGATATCACCGAAGAAGAGTAACAATGCGCCTCTGACTACGGCGATCCACGAGACTCCGAAGAGGCTGCAGTCGCCGAGTTTTCTGAAGGACCGTTCTTTTACACAGAGCTTGGACAGACCCCAGTTTGATCCCAAGGATATTGTCAGTGCCACTCCCGTCAATAAGGTGAAACCAGGGATACCAAGAAGTGTTGGGAATCCCACAACAAGCACATTTATGATCCCAATCTCACCCACCAAGATAACTTTCAGCAATGAAAAGAGAACTGGTGGTGATGGGTCGTCTAGTAGAATACTTTCAAGAATGAGAAATATTAGAGCTTCTCCCGTGCGGTCTGTACCATCAACAGCAACTACAATCAAGAAAAGGAATCTAACTGAGAGGCTaagacaagaagaagaaggagagaACAAAAACAATGAGAAGCGTGTGCGATTCCAAGTGCCCTCTCAACCTAGACCAGGCTCTTCTCAATCTAGCTCCAGAACGCCAAGCCGCGACAGTAACGAATCCATGACCAACGCAAACAAGCATATttcaagagaaagaaaGGCTCCAATGCCGGTAAAAACCAGCCCAGATGCCAGAATAGATCAATTAGAGAACACAGTTCGTTTGCTTGAAGAAAGAGTAAAATACCTGGAGAAATTGTTGAGAAATCGTTAA
- the HSV2 gene encoding phosphatidylinositol-3,5-bisphosphate binding protein HSV2 (CAGL0B02101g~Ortholog(s) have phosphatidylinositol-3,5-bisphosphate binding activity and role in macroautophagy, piecemeal microautophagy of nucleus): MDVREAIQQEAGAETGFASVTFNQDESCFSCANEQGFLVYNTFPLSLKLTKEFKQTPERGAGIGYSQMLYRTNYIALVGGGQRPRYSLNRVVIWDDLQQKESFSLKFMSIVRKVVLSRVHLVVALENELFIYSFHSTPKLLCPPIKTAPFGPFDFKVVTIEGKATDQAKVTSLLAYPSAKLTGQLHVADLSKLRSNQNNNQDMALTSESFLPTTIIKAHKAPIRNVRINNQGTMVATASRKGTLIRIFSTHNGILLKEFRRGLDRAEIYDMCFSPLGTRLAVVSDKQTLHVFQIAPMAEGTLNPANPEDHQSSGSNGHIKANTNQVHSLRNIVPTSWKPKYLDSVWSMCKVHLRNPKLRNNVNDLAFNEDRCTIAWCRQNRSHTFKNGNHFNENEENKLVLVWKNSRIWEKYVILEKEAPNSNDGIKGPSPLTEWELVRESWREL; the protein is encoded by the coding sequence ATGGATGTGCGCGAGGCTATACAGCAGGAGGCTGGCGCAGAGACTGGGTTCGCTAGTGTGACGTTCAATCAGGATGAGAGTTGTTTTAGTTGTGCCAATGAGCAAGGGTTTCTGGTGTACAACACGTTTCCCTTGTCGCTGAAGCTGACGAAGGAGTTCAAACAGACGCCTGAGCGCGGAGCTGGGATCGGGTACTCACAGATGCTGTACAGAACCAACTACATTGCGTTGGTAGGCGGCGGACAGCGGCCGAGGTACTCGCTGAACAGGGTGGTGATATGGGATGATCTCCAACAGAAGGAGAGCTTTTCGCTCAAGTTCATGTCAATTGTACGTAAGGTGGTTCTCTCCCGTGTGCATCTTGTAGTGGCGTTGGAGAATGAGCTGTTCATCTATAGTTTCCACTCGACGCCGAAGTTGCTCTGCCCGCCCATCAAGACAGCTCCTTTCGGGCCATTCGATTTCAAAGTAGTCACTATAGAGGGGAAAGCAACGGACCAGGCCAAGGTAACAAGCCTACTTGCGTATCCTTCGGCCAAGCTGACTGGGCAGTTGCATGTAGCTGATCTCTCTAAGCTGAGGAGCAATCAGAATAATAACCAGGACATGGCACTGACCTCGGAAAGTTTCCTACCCACAACTATTATAAAAGCACACAAAGCACCTATACGAAATGTAAGAATCAATAACCAAGGAACCATGGTTGCTACTGCATCGAGAAAAGGTACTCTGATTAGAATCTTCAGCACTCATAATGGTATCCTGTTGAAAGAATTCAGAAGAGGATTGGATAGAGCAGAAATATACGACATGTGCTTCAGCCCACTGGGGACACGACTGGCTGTTGTCTCAGACAAGCAAACTCTGCATGTTTTTCAAATAGCTCCGATGGCAGAAGGGACACTGAATCCTGCGAATCCTGAAGATCACCAATCCAGCGGTAGCAACGGTCATATTAAGGCTAACACTAACCAAGTACATAGTCTAAGGAACATAGTTCCAACGTCCTGGAAACCAAAATACCTGGACTCCGTTTGGTCTATGTGCAAAGTGCACCTACGAAACCCCAAACTACGAAATAATGTTAACGACCTTGCATTTAATGAGGATAGATGCACCATCGCTTGGTGTCGACAAAACAGAAGCCATACCTTTAAGAACGGGAATCATTTTAATGAAAACGAGGAGAACAAATTGGTATTGGTATGGAAAAATTCAAGAATCTGGGAGAAGTACGTCATACTTGAGAAAGAAGCTCCGAATTCAAATGATGGAATAAAAGGTCCTTCCCCATTAACGGAATGGGAATTGGTAAGAGAATCATGGAGAGAACTTTGA